GGTCACCGAGGTGAGCGTGCCGCTGCGTGCTGCCGCGGACACTGCCGCTCCGGCCGCCCGTCGGTCGCGGCCGTGGTACCGCCGGCCGGGCTTCCTGCGTTCCATCGCCCCCGTCGTCCTGCTCGTCGGCTGGCAACTGGCCAGCCAGACCGGGCTGCTGTCGGAGAAGGTGCTGCCGGGGCCGACGGTCGTCTTCGAGGCGGGGCTGGGCGTCTACCGGTCCGGGGCGCTCGCCGACGCCCTGCTGGTGTCCGGGCAGCGAGCGCTCATCGGCTTCGCGTTCGGCGCCGTCATCGGGATCGGCTTCGGCATCCTGGCGGGCCTGAGCAGGGTGGGCGAGTACACCGTCGACCCGCCGCTGCAGATGCTGCGCACCATCCCGCTGTTCGGGCTCATCCCGCTGTTCATCATCTGGTTCGGTATCGGCGAGGAGCCGAAGGTCTACCTGATCGCGCTGGGGGTGGTGTTCCCGCTGTATCTGAACACCTTCGCGGCCATCCGCCAGCTGGATCCCAAATTGGTGGAACTCGGTGAGGTGCTCGGGCTCAGCCGTGGTGAGCGGATGCGCCACCTGATCATCCCGGGCGCGCTGCCGCAGATCCTGGTCGGCATGCGGCAGAGCCTGGGCATCGCCTGGCTGTCGCTCATCGTGGCCGAACAGATCAACGCCAATGCCGGCCTGGGCTACATCGTCAACAATGCCCGCGAGTTCCTGCGGACCGACATCGTGATCTTCGGTCTGCTGGTCTACGGACTGCTCGGTCTGGTGACCGACGCGATGGTGCGCTGGCTGGAGCGGTGGGCGCTGCGCTGGCGGCCCGGGCCGGTGACCCGATGAGCGCGGACGTACGCGACCTCGTCAAGCGGTTCGACGGGCGGGTGGTCCTCGACGGCATCGACCTGACCGTGCGGCGCGGTGAGATCGTGGCCCTGGTGGGGCGCAGCGGATCCGGGAAGTCCACGCTGCTGCGGGTACTCGCCGGACTGTCCGACGACCACACCGGCGAGGTGACGGTGGACGGCACACCGACCGTGGTGTTCCAGGAACCGCGGCTGATCCCGTGGCTGACGGTCACCCGCAACGTGGAACTCGGGGATCCGCAGCGCCGGAAACGATCGGCCACCGCCGGCGCCCGCCGGGTGCTCGGCGAGGTGGGCCTTCAGCACCGGCTCGACGCCTGGCCGTTGACCCTGTCCGGCGGCGAGGCCCAGCGCGCCGCACTGGCCCGGGCGCTGGTGGCCGAGCCGACACTGCTGCTGCTGGACGAGCCCTTCGGCGCGCTCGACGCACTGACCCGGCTGTCCATGCACGACCTGTTGTTGCGGCTGTTCGTCGAGCACGGATTCGGTGTCCTGCTGGTCACCCATGACGTCGCCGAGGCGGTCGTCCTCGCCGATCGGGTGCTGGTGCTCGAGGACGGCCGCATCGCGCACCGGGTGGACATCGACCTGCCCCGCCCGCGCGGCCACGCCTCACCGGACGCGGCCGTCTACACCACCCGGCTGCTGGAACTGCTCGGCGTGACCGACCGTCAACCCCAACCATGAGGACGCCCATGAAGATGAAATCGCGCAGTCTCGCCCTGGTGGCCGTCGCCTCGCTGGTGCTGTCGGCCTGCGGTGGCGGTGGCGACGCCGCGCCGGAGGCGTCCGGGCCGGTGACCCTGAAGGTCGGTGACCAGCGGGCGATCTCCATCGAGGTGCTGATGAAGGCATCGGGCCAGCTCGACGATGCGCCCTACAAGGTGGAGTTCTCCACCTTCACCGCCGGGCCCCCGCTGGTGGAAGCGGCCAGTGCGGGTGGAATCCACCTCGCCCAGGTGGGCAACACCCCGGCCGTGTTCGGGGCCGCGGCCGGCGCCCACATCAAGGTGGTCGGGGCGTTGGAGGCCACCGGTAAGGGCGACGCCATCCTGGTCGCCAAGGACTCCCCGGTGGGTGCCGTGGCGGAGCTGCGGGGCAAGAAGGTCGCGGTGACCAAGGGCAGTTCGGCCAACGCCAACCTGCTGCTGCACCTGAAGAACGCCGGTCTGGGACTGTCGGACATCGAGCCCGTCTACGTGTCGCCGGGGGACGGCTACGCGGCGCTGACCCGCGGCGAGGTCGCCGCCTGGGCGGTGTGGGATCCCTACACCGCGATCGCCGAGCAGGAGGTGGGTGCGCGGATCATCGCCGCCGCCGACACCGCCGGCAACGGCTACAACTTCTGGGTCGCCTCCGGGGATGGGCTCGACGATCCGGGCATCACCGAGGCCATCGCCGATTTCCTGGACCGCTACGCGGTGGCGACCGCGTGGTCGGCGGACAACCTGGATGCCTGGTCGGCCAGGTACGCCGAACTCACCGAGATCAGCCCCGAGGCGTCGCGGACGACGTGGACCCGCTCGATCAAGCACCCGGTCCCGCTGAGCGCCGACATCATCGCCTCCGAGCAGGAGATCGCCGACGCGTTCACCGAGGCCAAGGAGTTCCCCGGTGCAGTGGATTTCGCGGACTTCGTCGACGACCGCTTTCAGGGTGAGGGCAGTTGACCGGGGGGTTCACTCGCCCCCGAGGGCCGGTGCCAGTGCCACCGGGACCATGCCCACCACCGATCGGGCCGGCAGCTCGCGGTCGACCACGGCGCGGCGGATGATCTGGGCAAAGTCGATGAAGCGCTCGGCGCGCGAGTTGGCAGCGCGCCAGACGAGGCCGATGCGGCGGCCCGGAACGGGATCGGCGAAGGTCGCGATCCCCAGCGACGCGCCGCGCGTCTCGACGGGTACCGCGGTGGCAGGCAGCAGGGTGGCGCCCATCCCGGCTGCCACCAGCTGTACGACGGTGGGCAGTGAGCTGGTCCGTGCGGCGTCGTGGCCGGTGTCGAGGACGTTGGCCAGCGCACAGACCTCCAGCGCCTGGTCGCGCAGGCAGTGTCCCTCGTCCAGCAGGAGCAGGGGCTGCCGGCGCAGCGCCTCGACCGGTGCGCCGGTGGTGCCGGCGAGCTCGGAGTCTGCGCTGACCGCCAGCACGAAGTCCTCCTCGTAGACCGGCTGGGCGACCAGGCCCGGCTCGCTGATCGGAAGGGCCAGCAGGGCGACATCGATCTCGTCGCGCCGCAGGGCGTCGAGGAGGCGATGGGTCTGGTCCTCACGCACGAACAGCTTGAGATCGGGTGTCTCGTCCCGC
This region of Mycolicibacterium diernhoferi genomic DNA includes:
- a CDS encoding ABC transporter ATP-binding protein, whose product is MSADVRDLVKRFDGRVVLDGIDLTVRRGEIVALVGRSGSGKSTLLRVLAGLSDDHTGEVTVDGTPTVVFQEPRLIPWLTVTRNVELGDPQRRKRSATAGARRVLGEVGLQHRLDAWPLTLSGGEAQRAALARALVAEPTLLLLDEPFGALDALTRLSMHDLLLRLFVEHGFGVLLVTHDVAEAVVLADRVLVLEDGRIAHRVDIDLPRPRGHASPDAAVYTTRLLELLGVTDRQPQP
- a CDS encoding hydrogen peroxide-inducible genes activator, with the protein product MASTPSVAQLRAFVAVSRLQHFGAAAAQLGISQPTLSQLLSKLETNLDLQLIERSSRRVEVTPAGRRLLPHAEAAVEAVHAIVDAAEPTGWLFEALRLGIIPTIAPYLLPTLLGALRDETPDLKLFVREDQTHRLLDALRRDEIDVALLALPISEPGLVAQPVYEEDFVLAVSADSELAGTTGAPVEALRRQPLLLLDEGHCLRDQALEVCALANVLDTGHDAARTSSLPTVVQLVAAGMGATLLPATAVPVETRGASLGIATFADPVPGRRIGLVWRAANSRAERFIDFAQIIRRAVVDRELPARSVVGMVPVALAPALGGE
- a CDS encoding ABC transporter permease, whose amino-acid sequence is MVTEVSVPLRAAADTAAPAARRSRPWYRRPGFLRSIAPVVLLVGWQLASQTGLLSEKVLPGPTVVFEAGLGVYRSGALADALLVSGQRALIGFAFGAVIGIGFGILAGLSRVGEYTVDPPLQMLRTIPLFGLIPLFIIWFGIGEEPKVYLIALGVVFPLYLNTFAAIRQLDPKLVELGEVLGLSRGERMRHLIIPGALPQILVGMRQSLGIAWLSLIVAEQINANAGLGYIVNNAREFLRTDIVIFGLLVYGLLGLVTDAMVRWLERWALRWRPGPVTR
- a CDS encoding ABC transporter substrate-binding protein gives rise to the protein MKMKSRSLALVAVASLVLSACGGGGDAAPEASGPVTLKVGDQRAISIEVLMKASGQLDDAPYKVEFSTFTAGPPLVEAASAGGIHLAQVGNTPAVFGAAAGAHIKVVGALEATGKGDAILVAKDSPVGAVAELRGKKVAVTKGSSANANLLLHLKNAGLGLSDIEPVYVSPGDGYAALTRGEVAAWAVWDPYTAIAEQEVGARIIAAADTAGNGYNFWVASGDGLDDPGITEAIADFLDRYAVATAWSADNLDAWSARYAELTEISPEASRTTWTRSIKHPVPLSADIIASEQEIADAFTEAKEFPGAVDFADFVDDRFQGEGS